The genomic stretch CTGCAGAAAAAAGCGGTTACAGCGTACTAATACAACCCCCTCCTCCCGGCTAGCATACACGCTACTATGAAGCGGAACAAAACCGGAAGCAGGATCGGAtgttgtcaaaataaaagcaccggTAACAAAATAAGTGTTCATCTCGATTAAAACTTAAATTCCCAGGTTCAGTTCCTCAAAAGccctaaaataataataatataaataatatacgCGAGAAATTAGGTTATATGAGACAATGATATGACAGTATAATATCTTATATCTAAGTTATAATATCTTATAACTTATATAGGTACAGTAATATGAGGAAATCCTTCTAAAATTACCAACATTATTTTCACTGATGATGAAACAGAACAGGTGATAAAATAAAATGGGACAGTCAGTAACAGTTAGCACCCCATTCAACTGAACTTCACATGTTTTTAGTTCAGTACATGCACAATAATAATTATTAGACTAatttgtaacatatttaacattttaggCTAATGAATCTGCCTGCCAAACTTCATTTCACCAGTCAGTGAGCTCACATGCTCATGAAGCTCATCAACTAATACAGGGCAGGGGTAGCCTATTCTGCAAAACTCTTTGCTTTTGATGAACCAATTGCTGATATTAGATGCTGTCATCAGGTGATGAAATGGTCTAGTATGTCTGCACTACATTtaataaagaacattttttcattatttatttagttacaTGTAATATTGTATATTTGCACAAACCCTTGCAATAGTAATCCTACTGAAGAACACTTACAGTTTTATCTAAAATATTGTAAATCTAATGAAATAGTACATTGGTACTGAAGAAGCAATTATGATGCAAGGCTATAAATGTCAAAGCTCTTTTCCAAGTGTGTTTGTTATTCTTACGCTGTAGATCAATAGATTCTTCAGCGAGTCCTCctcaacacacagaggtcatTCCAACTGAAGGGTATGTATGGGCTGAATTTTAATTCAAAATAGATTTAGCAGCTACTTGCTGCTCCTCTGTAAATGCAAGGTTTACATTATTAATATCAGCTAAGCCTAAGCCTTTAAATCAAATATGAAATGCCAGTGCAATAGCATTTTGTaagtgtattattttgtgttctttttttagtaATCCAGACGATCAGGCCAATGGTGACGTTATTTCTGCCCAGAAAGATGCTCAGACCGAAGGGACAAGAATGGGGACCAAAGGCGATACAGAGTTAGTATATGAAAGCATCTCTTTTCTGAATATAACCACACTTATAAtttgctgactgtgtgtttttgcataGCTGGAAATAAATAACATCCTCTGTTACAGGTCCCATGCACCCACAGGAGAACTTCTTCAAAATGAGAAAGCACAAGCAGAAAATGTATCTGTCGACACAACTGTAGAAAATAAGGAAGGATATAGTGATGGAGCGGTTGGTAGATCAAATGTTGAAACATTTGCTGTGGTCTCTGCAGATGTTCATGTGGAAGAACCAGTTTCTTTAGTGAAAGAAAGTCCAGGGGCAGTATCTCCTGTGGAGCCAGCTGAGCAACCACTTTCTAGCACAGCTGCAGAAATCAAAGAACACGTGGATACACCAGCTGATCCATCTAATGCAGAACAAAATGAGGCCAAAGTCTCTGCAGATGCTAATGTGGCAAATCCTGTTGCTGATATCTCTGCTGTGGCTGGCAGAGTAGAGaataaagctgctgctgaagtccCTGCTGTACCCACAGTCAAACTGGAATGTGAAGAGAAATCTTTTAAAACAGAGCCAACAAATGCAACAAATCCTGGTGATGCACAAGTGGAAATGTCTATACACCCCAGGGAGGGTTGTGAGGACATCCCAGAACAGACCACAGAGGACATTGTTGTATATGCAACTAAAGTGGTAGTGGACATATTCCCTGAGACTACTGAAGTAAATAATGCATTAGTGGAAGAAGAGGCTCCTCTCCATACCAGTGTGGATTCAGTCCTAGACATACTGGTAGAATCTGTAACAGAATCTCCTTCACACCCTACTGCTGAAAGTGAGAGTTCTGAAAAGTGTCCTCAAGAAGACGCCAAAGGAGAAACTGTTGCAGCTGCAGCTAAAATCATAGCAGAGTTAATGCCTGAGGCTACTGTCATGAATAATACAACACATGAAGAAGACGGTTCTCTCCAAGCCTGTGTGAAAACTGTCCCAGGCTTATTGGCAGAATCCATATCCCAATTATCTTCTTCACCTGCTGATGGAATTGTTACAGAGGAAACTGGTGTGAAATGTGCTGCAAGAGACACAAAAGAACCACCAACTGAAGCCCCTTCTGTAATTACTGCAACACCAGAAGAGACTCCTTTACAAAACAGTAAGGAACCAGTTCCTGATACTCAACTCAAACTGGATACTGAacctgctgctgaaacaataGTGGCTATTTGTGAAAAAACtccagaacaacacacacaagaaactgTTGACACTGCAGTTGTGGCTGATGTAGAGTCATTGGTTGAGATCCCTGTTGCTGAAACAGAAGTTTGTTGTGGAAAATCTCCTGGGGGTACAAAAGAAAAGGATGAAGTTCAATCTGAGATTGAGGGGGGATCACTTAAGATCCTTACTGAAAACACTGCAGTATCAGGGGAAGAGACTTCTCTACAAAACAGTGAGGATTCACTTCCTGAAACTCAGCTTAAACTGGCAACTGAAACTGCACCAGAAACTACTACAGAGATTTGTTGGGAGCATTCTCAGAAACAATATACAATAGAAGCTACTGAAGTTCCTGCAGATGTGGAGGTAGAGTCATCACCTGAAACCCCTGCTGTGAATACAGCAGCACAAGGGGAAGGGAGTGGTCTACAAACAAGTGAGGAGGCAGCTCCTGATACTGAGTCAGAAGTGCACCCTCAACCTGCTGCTGAAACAGAGGTTAGTTGTGAGAAATCTCCTCTAGAAGGAGATGCAAAAGAAACTGTTGAGGCTGCAGCTGAAGAGGAGTCATCACCTGAAACCCCTGCCGTGAATACAGCAACACAAGAGGAAGGGAGTGGTATACAAACCAGTGAGGAGCCAGCTCCTGATACTGAGTCAGAACTGCAGACCCCTCCTGTAGACACTGCAACACCAGAAGAGACTGTGCCACAAAATAGGGAGGAAGCTCTGCTCAATGTTCAACCCAAACTGGTTTCTGAACCTGGTGTTGAAATTAACTGTGAGAAATCACCAGACATTAGTCCAAAAGAAACCACTGACTCTGCAGTTGTGGTTGATGTAGCGTCACCAGTTGAGATCCCTTTGGTAAATACAGACGAGGCTGCTCCACAAAAAGGTGACGACTCTGTCCATGATAGTCAGTATAGTCCAGCTGCTGAAATTGTTGCTGAAACAGAGATTAGTGGTGAGAAATCCCCCCCAGAAGAAGACGCAATAGAGATCATTGAAGCTCTAGTTGAAATGGCATCACCACCCAAGGCCCCTCCTGTAAATACCGTAGCTCCAGAAGGGACTGCTCTACAAAGCAGTGTGGAACCAGTACCTGCTTCTCAACTCAAAACATCTACCGAACCTGCTGAAACTACTACTGCAGTGGTTGCCTGTGAGAAGTCTCTAGAACAAGATACAAAAGAAATGGTTGAAGCTGTGGCTGAGATTGAAGGCGAGGCACATGAGAGCCCTGGTGTAAATAATGCTACAACAGAGGAGACTTCtgtacaaaacaaaaggagACCAACAGATGTTTGTGGGGAGAAATCTCCTCCAGAGGAATGTATAAAAGAAACTGTTGGTCCAGCTGAGACAGAGGTGGTGTCACATGAGGTctccactgtaaaaactgcaaCACCAGAAGAAGAGACACCTGTAAAAAGCAGTGAAGAACCATTGCCTGATACTAAGCCCAAACTGGtggctccacctgctgctgaaaTAGAGGTTAACTGTGAGAAATCTCATTCAGAACAAGGTTCAGACAAGACTGCTGAAGCTGAGGATGATGTAACGACATCACCTGAGATCCCTGCTGTAACTACTGCAGCACCAGTGGAGAACAGTGTTCTAAAAGCCAGTGAGGATCCAGTCCATGTTACTCGGTCTGAACTGGTTTTTGAGCCTGTTGCTGAAACAGCTGTTAGTTGTGAGAAAAATCCTCAACAACAAAGTGCACAAGAAACATCTAAAGCTCCAGTTAAAGCTGAGATAGAGTCATTGTCTGAGACTCCCACTGACCCAGCacctgagagcagagcagaccaTGTATTGGAGTTGAAAACAGAGGATGCTCTTGACAAAAGTGTAGTTGACAGAGCCCTTGAACTGACAGATGCTTTGGATGTGGAGCCACCCACAGCTGAAATTGCCTCTAAACCTGAAAAAGATCCAAAAGAATCCCCCACAGAGGTGTCAATACCAAACTAGTAAGTGTGCTTTTAAAGCCACAATATGATCAAATTCAAATGTATTCATATAATATGAACATTTTGTCACTTTCACTTTGTAGTTCTGGTGTGATTCAAAAGCCTGGAGAGAACAtgcagtctgctcaaactccaaAGGAGAGCTTCATTGGGTTTGTGAAGTCTCACCACAATTTATATCCAAATGTCAACCAGGTTTATCATCTTTTAATCTCTCCTACTCAGGGATTACACATCTATTTGTTCATTCTGTAAGCAAACTATCAATGGAAATGTGAAGATCATGTTCGGTGAGCCGCCGATCAACTCCCACCCTGAATGTCTGAAGGTGTGTAATGTCTTCTTCTTTTggaaacatcattttttttgtgattaTACACTGAATAATGACTGTGGCCACATTGTTAACACTAATTATGTTTTTGCAGTGTGGTGTTTGTACCCGTGCCCTTGGAGATCTGCTGACCCCCATGTTTTTGCGTGACCAAGTAATCCTGTGTGATAGGTGCTTTAGAAAGCCACTCGAAACAACTGAAGCCTAACTGGGACAAATATGTTGTCAGAAAACACTCAAAGCATATTCAGATTAATGTGCTGTCTGAACTGTGAACCTTATATAGTTATATGTAATCTTTTTGTACAATTCTCTCCACAGTGGGACAGGTCATACTGTATTGTTGTTATTAAGAAAGGTATAATGAAAAGGGTTGTTATTTGTTGTAGTAATTGCAATAGATGATTAAATGAAAAATCACAATCAGCGTAAATTAATTTAATGCAAATGCTGCACTTGGTTAAGAATAAAACCACAATTTAGTGCCTCAGATTTCAATGTTTTAATCAGCCTTTAATttcaaatgaacacacaccacTAAGTAGCAAGGCTACACATTAAACATGAGTCACCCGGAGAACAATTATTGAAGCACATCAACCCCTTCAGTAACCTATTTTAAGCAGTAACCAAAACACTTTGAGGAAGTTGTTTCCTCTACATAATGGCATTGAAACAAAGCAAGAAAGTGCAGTGAAAAGCTTAAATAGAAACTTTGGTACATTCAGCTTCACTTGCTTTAGTTCACACAATGTTGACACACAAGACGGTGATAATGAGACAGCAGAAAAATCATATTCAGAAGCAATATGTGCATCAGTGAACAATGAATGGTGTGCATGCAGTTATGACTTGCGAGGCAAGCTGTCATCACTCTTAATTATTCATGAAACACCATACATCACAATCAGCACCAATGAAGCCTCACAATAAGGACAAAGTGAGAGATACAAActgaaaaaggaaaatgaaCAACGAAGCTAAGAGAATCATCTGAGAGGAGGATTTGAGGAGCAGGCCAGACCTCGTTGCTGGGTGTGAATTatcttcatctctctgtctgttgttCATACATAACAGTTATGAGGAATGTGTCTGTTACTGGTCTAAATAATTGCTATAGCATGTGATCCAGGTTTGGAAGTTGCAGTTTCCCAGAGGATGAATGTAAATCTAGTGTTGACTGTCCATCTCATCACCAGTGGGTGTGGTTGACTGGGACAGAGTTTGGGCACTTAGCGGATGCCTTTTCCACCCAGGAACCGCAAGACTGCGTAGTTGTAGGTGGCGGCAACCATATACAGAAACTGCAAAGGAGAAGAATCATGAAAAATTAAACTTATACATAACAACGGGTACTATAGCGCCACACAAAACAAGCTTTGCTGTTCACCTCTTCTGTTACACGTGTGACCAGAAGGATACCATGCGCAACTTTAGTGTACTGGTGGTCTGTCTTTAAAGGTTTAAAGATAGAAAATCTTAATGCTCCAGTCTACTAGAGGTGCAGCTTTACTAATTTATTGACTGTGAATGTGCAATAGAAATTGTTTACCAGTGCTAAGAGAGTGATCCCAGCACCACAAAATGCAGCAATGTACAAGTCATAGGTGACATGGAACTGTAAGACACAATACACACAGAGAATGTAATCAATCCCTTGAATGCTAGTGTCATACCTAAATCAGTAGTTTAGAGTTAATGTAATGGTACTAACCCTTAAAGGAATATTGGAGGAATAAACTTACTTCACTGGTTTTGCAAATAGATGCCAAGGTCATTCCACAAGACTTTCCTGGCATAGCATTCCAAGGAAGCAGACCTTCAATGAAGAAATGATGTAAGTGTAAATATCACATTACTGAATCATGATGAATTGTAATGTCTCTTCTCACATGCTGCATTATTGGGgttaagaaataaaaataaaggtgcAGTTATCCTAATTATTTCATAACGAATTCAACCATCAGTCATGCAGCCACTCCTCAATGATTAATTCATTGCTTTCAAGGGCACATTAGCATTCTCATCAGGGGGGACATGCGGTCAGTCATTATAAGAACAACACACCATACTGCCTGGCGTCCATGCAGATCCAGGCATGCTGATTAATGCTAGGGGTTGTTTCAGCCAGGATGTTGATCTTGTGGCAGGTCTGCTCCATGTTGAACAAGAAGAAGACTGGGATAGCAGTGAAGGCAAACACTGCCAGCCAGATGAAGGCCAAGATATACGTCACTATGATGAACTGTTGAAACAAAAAGAGCAAAGCGTAAGGTCACTGAATTGTTGCATAGATGCTCAGGTCTCAGTGTGATGAATGTGGTGTCATTAAATCAGCTATCAACCATAACTCATGATTCAGTTTGAAAATTATGGAAACAAAGAGCATTCATTCATTGAGGCAAGGGGCTAAAACAAACTAGCATTCAGCATCTCATCAATGACCTGACGTCATATTTCCCCTCCCTCTTTATCTCCTCCCGCTCCATCCTCTCCCACCCATGTTCTCACCGTCAGGCTGAGGCAGCGGCCACACTGGGTACTCCTGAATTCACCAAATGTCTGCTTGACAGCACTTGTAGTATAGAAaccctcagccagcagcaggataccatagaggaagaaaaatgatgCCAGTCCATAGATCACGTATTGGAAGTATTTGATACTGAAATCACAAGGAAACATCAGTGAAATTAAGAAATTCCtgagaggtgaaaaaaaatcaagagaaCCCATTGAAACATCACTCACAAAGAGGCCATGACTGCATAGTCCTGAATGTTCCGGGCAAAGTAAGTCTCCACGAGGACCTCGGTCTGGGCCAACGCTTCGTGCCCACAGCCACAAAACAATGCCATGCCAGCATAGCACAGCAGGGTGGCCACCAGGGATGGGTAGGGCACTGCCCCAATGCACCGGATACAGCAATCATAACAACCTGAGGGGGCATAATATATCAGCACACAGGCGGCACACACCGCACATATAACCACACAGCACATCTACGCTGCAGTGGGGGATTCTTTCACCCTGTGGGGGAGCTATAAAAAGGCCTCTCCCTATCTGCAAATCCATGAGATTAAACCCAAACCCCCACTGACAGACAAgaaagcaacagaaaaaaaattagaCAGCAGCGACAAACAAGAGTTCAAGCAGTGATTCCCAATAAAGCGTCCAAATAAAAGCAGCCACCACTGACTTCACAATCTCACGCACTTCTTTCAGGGTAAGCTGTGCTGTTTCAGCAGGTTGCAAAAATCCAAAGTGTTAATAAAAGCATTGCCAGAAATGGTATAGAGGATAGCACCTAAGGCTTTGCAAAGCCAAGGCTGCCTGACCGGAAACATTTGCTGCCTCTGATCGTGTACTCCACAACAAGAAAGGTCCCAGTGCCAACCAGTGATGTACAGTGCTGCCTACAAGGTATTGCTACTGTAAAACAAGCCTCTCTGTGCTGATTTCATCCGTATGTAAAGCTCTTCGGCTTGTACCAACACCTCACAGCACAGCCCTTACTAAATCTGGTCCAGCCCTCCAGTGGTCACAGGCGTCACCAGGCGACTAAAGGATGGTGGTGAAACACTGGCCTCAGGGGGCCCACAGAAAAAGCTCGTCTTTGTGGTTCTTAGATACAATATCCATTGTATTTGCCATGGTCGGGGGGGAACAAAGGGCAGTGatgtcaaacaaacaaagaccATCGTgccacaatacacacacacatcatgtagtatgtggtgggaggggggggggggtgtcacggggggggggggggggggggggtcaccaGGACCGTCTCAACACTGCCAATGTCCCTACTCAGGCCATCCTCCACCCACAGCTGGCTGAGGCTGGTACCATGGCACCGAGTGTCAAAGCTGGCGAGGGCTGGGTTCCAGTGTTCACATAGTGGTTGGAAGCATAATGAATGAGAGGGGCAGATACGACAGTttcacaccaacaacaacaacaacaacaacaacaacaacaatgacaacaacactTTGATTTAGTTTTGCTGAGTTCTTACCTATGTGTGCGAAACTGTTAAAATTGTTGCACACTGTGGGATTTTAGTTTGAAGCAAGAGAGTTAAACAAACTGCTTCTAAAGTATAAATAGTAACAGCAGGAAGACTGTCAGTCCCAAAAATGATAGTGCCTGCAGACGCCTACACTTCAGCTGTGCCCTGCTGCAGCAGTGGATAGAGTGATGTATGCCATCACTGCTTCCATTTAAATACAGTGCAAAACGCATCAATCCATTTACAGCAGTTACCTCCACAGCTGTTAAAAATGTGTTCAAGTTAGTGCACAAGTTTCTGTAAGCAAGCAGTGGTTAGCAGAATCCACAGTTCTCATAGAAATGTGCTAATTTATTCCCATGACACATGTGGGAGAATCTGACCTCTTTCACATGAGTGACCTGGCATGGCCTTGGCACGATGAGACCCTCTGCCCATCGCTCTCAGCCACTCagactccagtccagtttatgGTTAAAAGAGATTAAAGGAGGTAAAAAGGCCATCTTCCCTCAATGAAAAATAATCCACCTTGCATCTATgtggtgtctttttttttacacctaaaTTACACCTCATTATCACATGTTAAACAGTGTCTAAATTAAGCAGAGGTAAATCAATAAAGCACAAGGATTGTGATCaatcaaaacacaacatgattATTTTGCTGAAAACCTTGCCCATGAGGGCAACATGATGTCTAAAGATATGGAGGACATATTAAAGGTCACATTAATATGTTATTGATATTCACATTTCCTCCCTCTCTAAATCACATTAATAACATATGATAAGAGGTATTAAAAATTCTGTCCACTCACCCATGTCCAGAACGAAGTGTGTGGTTATTGAAGTTTTGCTGGGTGGCTTTGTGACTGTGATATGAGGATATGAGAAGTTATTCCCCGCCACTCCTATATGAATCTGACTCGCGCTTTTGTCTCATCAACAATAGATAGACCACATCACCCCGAGTCACATCTTAAAGTCACAAAGTCCCATTTCAGCTGCCAGTCATTATTTATAGAGCCTCGGGTTCAGGATTTTGGACAGAGAGTCAGACACAAATCCAAATATGAACTTTCTTCTTGGTATTTTCAGCTATTTGCTGTATTTTAGttgcttttttaaatttctATCTGTACCTACATATGTGAGATTTTTTGGCGTCCACATTTTGTACAGCACATAAACCCAAAATCAAATCAGTTTATACACTGTGGCCAATATAAAATAtcgtttttatatttttacacataGTTGCACTGTTTTCTTTATGCTCAATACACAAAAAATGTACACACCACATGCTAGCTGGTGTGTACATTTTTACACAGGTTAGTATGTTCGGAGACACACTGAGATGAAAAGCATTCACAGACAAAAGAGTGAAATAAATCGGAACACCAGTGACTGACATTGATGAAGTTAACCAACAAGGGTGACATTGATGGTTGGGTCCAGCTGCtgccctccttccctccctccctcatgtTTGACCCAGTTGATGTCAAAGCTGGGTTCACTACAAAGGAGCCAGTGTGGAGCTGGAGAAAACaccatgtctttttttttgggagAAAGTCCTCATCCTCTTTTAACATGCCATTTTCAGAAttagaattcctttatttatccctgaggggaaattattTTTGTATCAGATATGCAGATccaaccaaaaataaaaaaatcagagaCGGCATGGAattgaaatataataaatatctaaataactAGGTAGCATTTAGTCCTTTACTACTTTATAaccctttacatagtaaagagcatgacaagAATAtgccagtatgaatgtacagtgtcagAGTGACTGTTATTCTTCAGAGTTAGACTGATACAGGCAgcaatgacttcctgtgtctcagtggtgcatcgtgggagtctgctgctgaacgagctcctgtagctggtcaggaCGTTCtggagagggtgagagggaaagtccagtatagtctttagtTTGGACCACATCcttctgtcagagagtccagttcctctcccacaacatggctgGCCTTGTTGaatctgtttatgtccctcaccctcagactgctgccccagcagacaacagcatacatgattgCACTgcccaccacagactcatagaacatcctcagcatcatcctgcagatgttgaaggacctcagcttcctcagaATATaaaggcgactctggcccttcctgtaaacagtatCCACATTCTTgcaccagtccagtttgtggtccaagtacacccccaggtacttgtactcctccaccatctccacactgacccctttgatgctagtaggggtcactggagcctttgccCCCCTCAGATCGAGAATAAATAAGTGAATTAAGTGATCATTGACAAAAGACATTCATAATTTCTGTCAATATATCATGTTTAATTGCATTCAGTTCAAATAGACTGGCATCATTATTGTGTCATTATTTATTACAGACACAGAATAATATCAGCTTAGCAGGTCCTTCCTCAAATCTGAATATTTGATCTATTGTTGAACACGCCTTCTAAGGTGCTGTAAAAATCATAAACGATATAAGTATTGTATTTTTTAGTCTTTTTATCTCTTAAAAATCCGGAGCAATTATTGATCAAGTAATTAGTTTGTAGAAAGAATTAATGACGCTGGCTTTGCTAGAGTGAAAGTGAAGTGCAGAGAAATGATGTCTTTGAAAACTCTGGAAAACCatataagaaacacacacatatatatatatatatatatatatatatatatatatatatatatatatatatatatagagagagagagagagagagagaaacagacaagaAGCATTAATTTACTTCGCTTCTGTATATGTTTGTGCAGAATGGTTGTCTTTACTTGTGAAATGGGAATAAGCAATAGTGTTGACAATCAAAGAGGCTTGCTAGCCTGGGTGACACAAAAAGAGAATTTATGAATAAACTAGATGGTGGTCTGGGATGTGAGCAGCTCGGATGATAAATTATTGGGTATCATAATAAGACTGCTGTTCCTGTTTAATGCATGGACTGATTTTGAACAAATACATTACTTTCTGACTGTTTAGCTAAGCTGCTGATATCAGTCTATGTTTTGCATAATTATATTGAAAATGGCACCTGTGTCACGATCCGCACCGTGGACAGCAACACTAGCGCACTGTGCATCAATACTtgggtgtgtgtatatgaaGTATGGCACCATAATCTATCTGTGAGCCATTTTTGTAattgtttgctgtgtgatgGATACATTTGCCAATATTTACACATTGAATGTGTtaatatgtatgtgtttgtacaggggaggaggaggccctGTAAAAACATTTGCACCAGCTCTTATCCCCGTTATCATAATGTGTGTTATGTCATcttgtgaaataaaacaaacagctatcaaacaaacaaacaaacaagcacttGGAGGACAAAAACACCATCAGGCCCACTCAGATGTGAATTCAATGacaatgacctcctgtggcaaatgctgaaaatatttgttttactgCACAATGAAGTAAGAACAGACTGtgctatttgtttgtttttgtatttgaatgtctttttttgtttcttaaaaCTTGAAATTCCGCTGCCTTTTGAAG from Parambassis ranga chromosome 14, fParRan2.1, whole genome shotgun sequence encodes the following:
- the LOC114446551 gene encoding uncharacterized protein LOC114446551: CKAINVKALFQVCLLFLRCRSIDSSASPPQHTEVIPTEGNPDDQANGDVISAQKDAQTEGTRMGTKGDTESHAPTGELLQNEKAQAENVSVDTTVENKEGYSDGAVGRSNVETFAVVSADVHVEEPVSLVKESPGAVSPVEPAEQPLSSTAAEIKEHVDTPADPSNAEQNEAKVSADANVANPVADISAVAGRVENKAAAEVPAVPTVKLECEEKSFKTEPTNATNPGDAQVEMSIHPREGCEDIPEQTTEDIVVYATKVVVDIFPETTEVNNALVEEEAPLHTSVDSVLDILVESVTESPSHPTAESESSEKCPQEDAKGETVAAAAKIIAELMPEATVMNNTTHEEDGSLQACVKTVPGLLAESISQLSSSPADGIVTEETGVKCAARDTKEPPTEAPSVITATPEETPLQNSKEPVPDTQLKLDTEPAAETIVAICEKTPEQHTQETVDTAVVADVESLVEIPVAETEVCCGKSPGGTKEKDEVQSEIEGGSLKILTENTAVSGEETSLQNSEDSLPETQLKLATETAPETTTEICWEHSQKQYTIEATEVPADVEVESSPETPAVNTAAQGEGSGLQTSEEAAPDTESEVHPQPAAETEVSCEKSPLEGDAKETVEAAAEEESSPETPAVNTATQEEGSGIQTSEEPAPDTESELQTPPVDTATPEETVPQNREEALLNVQPKLVSEPGVEINCEKSPDISPKETTDSAVVVDVASPVEIPLVNTDEAAPQKGDDSVHDSQYSPAAEIVAETEISGEKSPPEEDAIEIIEALVEMASPPKAPPVNTVAPEGTALQSSVEPVPASQLKTSTEPAETTTAVVACEKSLEQDTKEMVEAVAEIEGEAHESPGVNNATTEETSVQNKRRPTDVCGEKSPPEECIKETVGPAETEVVSHEVSTVKTATPEEETPVKSSEEPLPDTKPKLVAPPAAEIEVNCEKSHSEQGSDKTAEAEDDVTTSPEIPAVTTAAPVENSVLKASEDPVHVTRSELVFEPVAETAVSCEKNPQQQSAQETSKAPVKAEIESLSETPTDPAPESRADHVLELKTEDALDKSVVDRALELTDALDVEPPTAEIASKPEKDPKESPTEVSIPNYSGVIQKPGENMQSAQTPKESFIGDYTSICSFCKQTINGNVKIMFGEPPINSHPECLKCGVCTRALGDLLTPMFLRDQVILCDRCFRKPLETTEA
- the plp1b gene encoding proteolipid protein 1b isoform X1; this encodes MGLESEWLRAMGRGSHRAKAMPGHSCERGCYDCCIRCIGAVPYPSLVATLLCYAGMALFCGCGHEALAQTEVLVETYFARNIQDYAVMASFIKYFQYVIYGLASFFFLYGILLLAEGFYTTSAVKQTFGEFRSTQCGRCLSLTFIIVTYILAFIWLAVFAFTAIPVFFLFNMEQTCHKINILAETTPSINQHAWICMDARQYGLLPWNAMPGKSCGMTLASICKTSEFHVTYDLYIAAFCGAGITLLALFLYMVAATYNYAVLRFLGGKGIR
- the plp1b gene encoding proteolipid protein 1b isoform X4, with the translated sequence MGCYDCCIRCIGAVPYPSLVATLLCYAGMALFCGCGHEALAQTEVLVETYFARNIQDYAVMASFIKYFQYVIYGLASFFFLYGILLLAEGFYTTSAVKQTFGEFRSTQCGRCLSLTFIIVTYILAFIWLAVFAFTAIPVFFLFNMEQTCHKINILAETTPSINQHAWICMDARQYGLLPWNAMPGKSCGMTLASICKTSEFHVTYDLYIAAFCGAGITLLALFLYMVAATYNYAVLRFLGGKGIR
- the plp1b gene encoding proteolipid protein 1b isoform X2, with protein sequence MGRGSHRAKAMPGHSCERGCYDCCIRCIGAVPYPSLVATLLCYAGMALFCGCGHEALAQTEVLVETYFARNIQDYAVMASFIKYFQYVIYGLASFFFLYGILLLAEGFYTTSAVKQTFGEFRSTQCGRCLSLTFIIVTYILAFIWLAVFAFTAIPVFFLFNMEQTCHKINILAETTPSINQHAWICMDARQYGLLPWNAMPGKSCGMTLASICKTSEFHVTYDLYIAAFCGAGITLLALFLYMVAATYNYAVLRFLGGKGIR
- the plp1b gene encoding proteolipid protein 1b isoform X3, with the translated sequence MFPVRQPWLCKALGCYDCCIRCIGAVPYPSLVATLLCYAGMALFCGCGHEALAQTEVLVETYFARNIQDYAVMASFIKYFQYVIYGLASFFFLYGILLLAEGFYTTSAVKQTFGEFRSTQCGRCLSLTFIIVTYILAFIWLAVFAFTAIPVFFLFNMEQTCHKINILAETTPSINQHAWICMDARQYGLLPWNAMPGKSCGMTLASICKTSEFHVTYDLYIAAFCGAGITLLALFLYMVAATYNYAVLRFLGGKGIR